From Hydractinia symbiolongicarpus strain clone_291-10 chromosome 11, HSymV2.1, whole genome shotgun sequence, the proteins below share one genomic window:
- the LOC130614651 gene encoding tigger transposable element-derived protein 4-like, whose product MINDASSKPFERLFRTFSRKSKEFQKKDTLITMSSVAGSKRRIDNKSCKIKYKALKALEKGTAPKDVAKEFKIPPSTLSTWKKNKEKIYKQFNNGQTSKRSKPEKFEDVNKAVHKWLLMMRSENIPISGSMLKEKALEFAEALGVESFQASQGWMAKWKTRYGVSFKTIAGESRSVTEEMTAPWSETTLPTILSRYPLEDIFNADEFGLFFQCLPNKTLHMKGDKCSEGKHSKVRLTGLAAGNALGERLPMFVIGKSANPRCFKGVKTLPCRYRSQKKSWMSGELFEEWVRELDRKFSVSKRKIALIIDNCTAHPHVENLEWVELIFLPPNTTSRTQPMDQGIIRALKAKYRSLAVRKLIKALDEEKSTPKFSMTS is encoded by the exons ATGATTAATGATGCGTCATCCAAACCTTTCGAACGTCTTTTTCGAACGTTTTCGAGAAAatctaaagaatttcaaaagaaagacaCTCTCATAACAATGTCGTCTGTGGCAGGATCAAAGCGTCGAATTGACAATAAGTCGTGCAAAATCAAGTACAAAGCTCTTAAAGCGTTGGAAAAGGGTACTGCGCCAAAGGATGTGGCAAAAGAGTTCAAAATTCCTCCAAGCACCCTGtcaacttggaaaaaaaataaagaaaagatttaCAAGCAGTTTAACAACGGGCAAACATCGAAGAGATCAAAGCCAGAAAAATTTGAAGATGTGAACAAAGCTGTTCATAAATGGTTACTTATGATGAGGAGTGAGAATATCCCAATCAGTGGCTCGATGCTGAAAGAGAAAGCTCTTGAGTTTGCCGAAGCGTTGGGTGTCGAGTCATTTCAAGCTTCTCAGGGGTGGATGGCTAAATGGAAAACCAG GTATGGAGTATCCTTCAAAACCATCGCTGGAGAATCACGGTCCGTCACTGAGGAAATGACAGCGCCATGGTCGGAGACAACATTACCAACCATTCTCTCCCGCTATCCTCTGGAAGACATTTTTAACGCCGACGAATTTGGGCTTTTCTTTCAATGCCTTCCCAATAAAACTTTGCATATGAAAGGTGATAAGTGTTCTGAAGGAAAACACAGCAAAGTTAGACTTACTGGTTTAGCTGCTGGTAATGCCTTGGGGGAACGATTGCCAATGTTTGTAATCGGCAAGTCCGCCAACCCTCGTTGCTTTAAAGGTGTCAAAACACTACCCTGTCGATACCGTTCGCAAAAGAAGAGTTGGATGTCTGGAGAGCTGTTCGAAGAGTGGGTACGCGAGCTTGATCGAAAATTCTCTGTCTCTAAGCGAAAAATTGCTTTGATTATTGACAATTGTACCGCACATCCTCATGTTGAAAACCTGGAATGGGTAGAATTGATCTTTCTTCCTCCAAATACCACGTCCCGAACCCAACCTATGGACCAAGGAATTATCCGCGCCCTGAAAGCAAAATATCGATCGCTAGCAGTGCGGAAATTGATAAAAGCCTTGGACGAGGAAAAATCGACTCCGAAGTTCTCGATGACATCATAG
- the LOC130613382 gene encoding uncharacterized protein LOC130613382, with product MNSFSSPELFEIKTWKQASVRLKKQKHAYCKLKQKETTMLCFTFLISFILPKILYYDAIFEDYEQNKIIKSTLVRTQRETTKIRAVFDASCTTTGPFLNDCLHSGQNLLSDIFDILWEFRFNYIAILADIKQAFLNVEIADKYRDFLRFLWYDDVTSEKEAKVIIFRFLRSFTLMTLLPGHKLWMKGMYFYERAREIISAA from the exons ATGAACTCATTCtcatccccagagctctttgagattaaaacctggAAG CAAGCCAGTGTCAGGttgaaaaagcaaaaacatgcatATTGCaagctaaaacaaaaagaaacaaccaTGTTATGTTTTACATTTCTTATCAGTTTTATTTTGCCAAAAA TATTAT ACTATGACGCTATATTTGAGGACTATGAACAAAACAAGATTATTAAAAGC ACTTTAGTACGTACACAAAGGGAAACGACTAAAATAAGAGCTGTGTTTGATGCTTCTTGTACCACTACTGGACCGTTTCTTAACGACTGCTTACATTCTGGACAGAATCTGTTATCCGACATATTTGATATTTTATGGGAATTTAGGTTTAATTACATAGCAATATTAGCTGATATTAAACAAGCGTTCTTAAATGTCGAAATTGCAGATAAATATAGagattttttacgttttttatgGTATGATGATGTTACGAGTGAGAAAGAGGCGAAAGTTATTATTTTCAGATTTCTTAGG AGTTTTACGTTAATGACACTACTTCCGGGACACAAACTGTGGATGAAGGGAATGTATTTTTATGAAAGGGCGAGAGAAATCATATCTGCTGCTTAA